The genomic stretch GTGTGAATCGGTTCATATTGCTCGCGATGTGCTGCTGGCTGAGGCGGCAAACTGCCATTATCATGTATGCCATATCAGCACAAAAGAATCTGTCAGAGTTGTACGCGATGCGAAAAAAGCGGGAATCAGAGTGACAGCAGAAGTATCGCCGCATCATTTGCTGCTTTGTGATGAGGACATCCCGGGGCTGGACACAAACTATAAAATGAATCCTCCGCTCCGCAGCCCAGAAGACAGAGCTGCTTTAATTGAAGGTCTTTTAGACGGAACAATTGATTTTATCGCAACAGACCATGCACCGCATACGGAAGAAGAGAAGAACACAGAAATGAAGCTGGCGCCATTCGGAATTGTCGGCTTAGAAACAGCATTCCCGCTTCTTTACACACACTTTGTCAAAAATGGCAGCTGGTCACTGAAGCAGCTGATTGACTACATGACAATCAAGCCATGCGAAGCGTTCGGTCTCCCATATGGAACATTACAAACGGGGCAAGCTGCGGACATTACGTTAATCGATTTAGAAAAAGAAGCAGTTATAGACAAAGAGACATTTTTATCAAAAGGAAAAAATACACCATTCAACGGCATCAGTTGCACCGGCTGGCCGGTCGCTACAATTGCGGCAGGGAAGCTTGCTTATGAAGAGGGGAGACTTGTCAAATGAAGAGACGATTAGTACTGGAAAACGGAGCGGTATTCGAGGGAGAAGCTTTCGGAAGCTTAGAACACAACATGGGAGAAGTCGTTTTTAATACTGGGATGACAGGCTATCAGGAAATTTTATCTGATCCTTCTTACTGCGGACAGATCGTAACATTAACATACCCGCTTATCGGAAATTACGGCATTAACCGTGATGATTTTGAATCCATTACCCCTTTTGTCAAAGGGCTGATCATCAAAGAATTATGTGAGCTGCCTTCCAACTGGCGTTCAGCATACACCTTAGACGAGTATTTAAAAATGAAAAACATTCCCGGACTCCAGGGAATTGATACAAGGAAGCTGACAAGAATGATCCGCACGGCAGGCGCGCTAAAAGGAACATTCGCTTCATCTGATGAAGATATCGAAGCAGTGCTGAAAAGACTGAACGAAACGGAATTGCCAAGAAATCAAGTATCCCAAGTATCAGCAAAAACAGCATATCCGAGCCCGGGAAGAGGCAAACGCATTGTCTTGGTTGACTTCGGCATGAAACACGGGATTCTAAGAGAGCTGAACAAACGGAAATGTGACGTCATCGTTGTGCCTTACAACATTACAGCGGAAGAGGTGCTTCAGCTGAAACCGGACGGTATCATGCTTTCTAACGGACCTGGAGACCCGAAGGATGTGCCTGAAGCGATTGAAATGATTAAAGGTGTTCTTGGAAAAGTGCCATTATTCGGAATATGTCTCGGCCACCAATTATTCGCGCTGGCGTGCGGGGCGAATACTGAAAAAATGAAATTCGGCCACAGGGGCTCAAACCACCCGGTAAAAGAGCTGGCTACAGGAAAAGTTGCCTTAACATCTCAAAACCATGGATATACAGTTTCGTCTATCAGTAAAACAGAACTGGAAGTGACGCATATCGCAATTAACGACGATACGATTGAAGGGCTGAAGCATAAAACATTGCCGGCATTTACGGTTCAATATCATCCCGAAGCCTCACCTGGTCCTGAGGATGCCAACCATCTATTTGACAGATTCATCGAAATGATCGAAACAACAGAGAAAGAAGGGGAAGCGGTATGCCAAAACGCGTAGACATTAACAAAATTTTAGTAATCGGATCTGGACCGATCATCATCGGCCAAGCAGCAGAATTTGACTATGCGGGAACACAAGCCTGTCTTGCTTTGAAAGAAGAAGGCTATGAAGTCATCCTTGTCAACTCAAACCCTGCAACGATCATGACAGATACAGAAATGGCTGACCGGGTTTACATCGAACCGCTCACACCTGAATTCCTGACACGAATCATCAGAAAAGAGCGCCCGGATGCCATTCTTCCTACACTCGGAGGCCAAACCGGTTTGAATCTTGCGGTTGAGCTTTCTGAAAGAGGCGTTTTGGCAGAATGCGGCGTCGAAGTGCTTGGCACGAAACTGTCTGCGATTCAGCAAGCTGAAGACCGTGACTTGTTCAGAACATTAATGAATGAACTGAATGAACCGGTGCCTGAAAGTGAGATTATCCACTCCCTTGAAGAAGCAGAAAAATTCGTCAGTCAAATTGGATTCCCTGTCATTGTCCGCCCGGCATATACATTAGGCGGAACAGGCGGAGGCATCTGCTCGAATGAAACAGAGCTAAAAGAAATCGTTGAGAACGGCTTGAAATTAAGCCCGGTACACCAATGTCTGCTTGAAAAAAGCATCGCCGGCTATAAAGAAATCGAGTATGAAGTCATGAGAGACAGCCAGGATCACGCCATTGTCGTTTGTAACATGGAAAACATTGATCCAGTTGGAATCCATACTGGAGACAGTATTGTTGTCGCGCCGAGCCAAACGCTCAGCGATCGCGAATATCAGCTCTTGCGGAATGTATCGTTAAAACTGATTCGCGCGCTTGGGATCGAAGGCGGATGTAATGTCCAGCTCGCCTTAGATCCAGACAGCTTCCAATATTACATTATTGAAGTAAATCCGCGTGTCAGCCGTTCATCTGCCCTTGCATCAAAAGCAACGGGGTACCCGATTGCAAAGCTCGCTGCTAAAATTGCAGTCGGACTTTCATTAGATGAAATGATGAACCCGGTGACAGGAAAAACATATGCAGCATTTGAACCTGCTCTTGACTATGTCGTATCCAAAATTCCGCGCTGGCCGTTTGATAAGTTTGAATCAGCAAACAGAAAGCTTGGCACGCAAATGAAAGCGACAGGTGAGGTCATGGCAATCGGCCGCACGCTTGAAGAGTCATTGCTGAAGGCAGTGCGATCACTGGAAGCGGATGTGTATCATCTTGAATTGAAGGACGCCGCTGACATTTCAGATGAGCTTCTTGAAAAGCGAATTAAAAAGGCCGGTGATGAACGCTTATTCTACTTAGCTGAAGCGTACAGAAGAGGCTACACGGTAGAAGACCTCCATGAATTTTCCGCTATCGATGTCTTCTTCTTGCATAAGCTGTTCGGAATCGTACAGTTTGAAAAAGAATTGAAGGCCAATGCGGGCGATACAGATGTGCTGAGACGGGCAAAAGAACTCGGCTTCTCTGATCAGTACATCAGCCGTGAATGGAAAATGAAAGAATCTGAGCTTTACAGCTTGAGAAAACAAGCGGGGATTGCGCCGGTATTCAAAATGGTAGATACATGCGCGGCGGAATTTGAGTCAGAAACGCCATACTTCTATAGCACATATGAAGAAGAAAATGAATCTGTCGTTACAGATAAGAAAAGTGTGATGGTGCTTGGTTCGGGTCCGATTCGAATCGGTCAGGGTGTCGAGTTCGACTATGCGACGGTTCACTCTGTATGGGCAATTAAACAAGCAGGCTATGAAGCCATTATTGTCAACAACAACCCGGAAACCGTTTCAACAGACTTCAGCATCTCAGACAAGCTGTATTTTGAACCGCTTACGATTGAAGATGTCATGCACATCATTGACCTCGAACAGCCAATGGGCGTTGTCGTACAATTTGGCGGACAAACTGCGATTAACCTTGCTGACGAGCTTTCTGCACGCGGAGTGAAAATCCTTGGAACTTCATTAGAAGATTTAGACCGTGCCGAAGACCGGGATAAATTTGAACAAGCGCTTGGAGAACTTGGTGTTCCTCAGCCGCTTGGCAAAACAGCGACATCAGTTAATCAGGCGGTAAGCATCGCAAGTGATATCGGTTATCCGGTACTGGTACGCCCTTCCTATGTACTTGGCGGCCGGGCGATGGAGATTGTTTACCATGAAGAGGAACTGCTTCATTACATGAAAAATGCAGTCAAAATCAATCCACAGCACCCTGTATTAATTGATAGATACTTGACCGGAAAAGAAATTGAAGTCGATGCAGTATCCGACGGTGAAACAGTCGTCATTCCGGGAATTATGGAGCACATTGAACGTGCGGGCGTTCACTCCGGAGACTCAATCGCTGTTTATCCGCCTCAGTCTCTCACAGAGGACATTAAGAAAAAAATTGAACAATACACGATCGCATTGGCTAAAGGG from Bacillus subtilis subsp. subtilis str. 168 encodes the following:
- the pyrC gene encoding dihydroorotase (Evidence 1a: Function from experimental evidences in the studied strain; PubMedId: 7516791, 16522191, 21045288; Product type e: enzyme) translates to MSYLIKNGWILNENGEKTQADIRVTGETITAIGKLDATDNETVIDAKGLLVSPGFVDLHVHFREPGGEKKETIETGAKAAARGGYTTVAAMPNTRPVPDTKEQMEWVQNRIKETSCVRVLPYASITIRQIGDEMTNFEALKEAGAFAFTDDGVGIQTAGMMYEAMKRAAAIDKAIVAHCEDNSLIYGGSVHEGTFSKANGLNGIPSVCESVHIARDVLLAEAANCHYHVCHISTKESVRVVRDAKKAGIRVTAEVSPHHLLLCDEDIPGLDTNYKMNPPLRSPEDRAALIEGLLDGTIDFIATDHAPHTEEEKNTEMKLAPFGIVGLETAFPLLYTHFVKNGSWSLKQLIDYMTIKPCEAFGLPYGTLQTGQAADITLIDLEKEAVIDKETFLSKGKNTPFNGISCTGWPVATIAAGKLAYEEGRLVK
- the pyrAA gene encoding pyrimidine-specific carbamoyl-phosphate synthetase (small subunit, glutaminase subunit) (Evidence 1c: Function from experimental evidences in the studied genus; PubMedId: 1709162, 11390694, 23750951; Product type e: enzyme), which encodes MKRRLVLENGAVFEGEAFGSLEHNMGEVVFNTGMTGYQEILSDPSYCGQIVTLTYPLIGNYGINRDDFESITPFVKGLIIKELCELPSNWRSAYTLDEYLKMKNIPGLQGIDTRKLTRMIRTAGALKGTFASSDEDIEAVLKRLNETELPRNQVSQVSAKTAYPSPGRGKRIVLVDFGMKHGILRELNKRKCDVIVVPYNITAEEVLQLKPDGIMLSNGPGDPKDVPEAIEMIKGVLGKVPLFGICLGHQLFALACGANTEKMKFGHRGSNHPVKELATGKVALTSQNHGYTVSSISKTELEVTHIAINDDTIEGLKHKTLPAFTVQYHPEASPGPEDANHLFDRFIEMIETTEKEGEAVCQNA
- the pyrAB gene encoding pyrimidine-specific carbamoyl-phosphate synthetase (large subunit) (Evidence 1c: Function from experimental evidences in the studied genus; PubMedId: 216664, 6120161, 10732707, 23750951; Product type e: enzyme); the protein is MPKRVDINKILVIGSGPIIIGQAAEFDYAGTQACLALKEEGYEVILVNSNPATIMTDTEMADRVYIEPLTPEFLTRIIRKERPDAILPTLGGQTGLNLAVELSERGVLAECGVEVLGTKLSAIQQAEDRDLFRTLMNELNEPVPESEIIHSLEEAEKFVSQIGFPVIVRPAYTLGGTGGGICSNETELKEIVENGLKLSPVHQCLLEKSIAGYKEIEYEVMRDSQDHAIVVCNMENIDPVGIHTGDSIVVAPSQTLSDREYQLLRNVSLKLIRALGIEGGCNVQLALDPDSFQYYIIEVNPRVSRSSALASKATGYPIAKLAAKIAVGLSLDEMMNPVTGKTYAAFEPALDYVVSKIPRWPFDKFESANRKLGTQMKATGEVMAIGRTLEESLLKAVRSLEADVYHLELKDAADISDELLEKRIKKAGDERLFYLAEAYRRGYTVEDLHEFSAIDVFFLHKLFGIVQFEKELKANAGDTDVLRRAKELGFSDQYISREWKMKESELYSLRKQAGIAPVFKMVDTCAAEFESETPYFYSTYEEENESVVTDKKSVMVLGSGPIRIGQGVEFDYATVHSVWAIKQAGYEAIIVNNNPETVSTDFSISDKLYFEPLTIEDVMHIIDLEQPMGVVVQFGGQTAINLADELSARGVKILGTSLEDLDRAEDRDKFEQALGELGVPQPLGKTATSVNQAVSIASDIGYPVLVRPSYVLGGRAMEIVYHEEELLHYMKNAVKINPQHPVLIDRYLTGKEIEVDAVSDGETVVIPGIMEHIERAGVHSGDSIAVYPPQSLTEDIKKKIEQYTIALAKGLNIVGLLNIQFVLSQGEVYVLEVNPRSSRTVPFLSKITGIPMANLATKIILGQKLAAFGYTEGLQPEQQGVFVKAPVFSFAKLRRVDITLGPEMKSTGEVMGKDSTLEKALYKALIASGIQIPNYGSVLLTVADKDKEEGLAIAKRFHAIGYNILATEGTAGYLKEASIPAKVVGKIGQDGPNLLDVIRNGEAQFVINTLTKGKQPARDGFRIRRESVENGVACLTSLDTAEAILRVLESMTFRADQMPAVNTNQEAAVTI